In Sphaerospermopsis torques-reginae ITEP-024, the genomic window TTTAATTTTTAATTGCTTTGTTACCTGTCACCAATCACTACCTTTTGTAAGCTGGTAACTTAGCCAAACGTACTGCTTGTTTTACGGCCTCGTCTAAATTTTCCACTACTATCAGCGTCTCAGTTTCAGTCTTGAGTTGAGCTAAATATTTCTTAGCGTCATTAAAATCAGAACCAGCAAGACGGACAACCAAGCGCGGTAAATTTCTGGGTTTATATTTACTACCTTTGGCTATATAAGATGTCAGTTCTTTTGGATCTAGTTGCATAAAATGACCAATGATTTCTGGCATTTGGGAAACTTGAGGAATAGAACCCAAAAAGTTAATCAGAATCACTTGAATGCTTTTATCAGCAGCTAACATTTTTAAACCTGTTTCCAGGCGATCGCAAAATGTCGTCGGTTCAGTATCAATCAAAAAAGAATGTCGTAAATTTAAAGACACACCAGGTTTACCACCTGCATTAAAAACTGCATCCAAGGTTGTCAACAACGAACCAGTACCATTGCCTAATATACCGATTTTGCCTTGCATTTCCAACCCATCCCAATTACCCAAGATGCTGTTGATCTTGCTATTTTTATGACGGCCAATCATTTTTGCCGCCATTTTGGCTATTTCTGGATGTCGGTTAATCGCGCGTTCGTTGACTGTAACTTTACCATTGAGTGCCATAACTTGCCCAGAAACACTAACAGCTAGAGGATTTATCTCTACTAAATCTAAGTCCTTCTGCACAAATAACTTATACATTTTTTCTACAATATCACTTACCGACTGCATCAGCGCACCCTGTAAGCCCATTTTCAAACCCAGTCTTCTGGCATAAAATGGCGAAAATTCCTGTTCTACCACCACATATTGCATTTTCTCCCCTGGAGATTCCCAATCAATATCTGGTTCTTTGCAACCTAAAAGCACAGGACGACAGATAGCGGTATCTAAAACTACGGCCAGATAAAATTCATCTTTGGCATTATACTTAGTTTCTGCCAGTAAAACCTCTGGCAATTCTCCCCAAATTGGTAAATTAAAGATATTTTGGGCAGCAGCGATCGCATCAATGGTGGTTTCCACAATTCTGACTCCACCAGCTTTAGCCCGTTCATCTGCGTGTACTTGCGATTTGAGTACAATCGGATAGCTAATTTTTAACCGTTTTAAATCTGTAGGATGGTCAATTCGTTGAGATGGTAAGACAGGAATGCCCATCTTATCAAACCATTCTTTAACTTGGTACTCCAATAAATCCATTGGTACACACCTTGTATTAACAATTTCAAAGCTAATTTTTATTGCTGTCCCGTCGTTTGCACAGCACTTTATTTATATAATCACGCTTCGGTTGGCTAGAAAATTGATTTGGCAATAATCAATTTTATCGAATTAAGTCATAGTGGTACATTCTATTCTCAAACCCCAACCGCTGCTATTTGGTTGATTAGACCTTTTGATCCTCCTTGGTCAACTTGCCAGTCTAAAAAATTACTTGGATCTTCTTATATATTTTTTCCTGGATAATTTATACTCGCATTTGTATTGTCTAATTTATGATCTAGTAGTATAAAAAAGCAGAATCCTAAACCATTGCTGCTTCCTCGCTTTCTGGTTACAGATGCAACTTTGTGTTACAAACTAGTTCTCTGGGACAGGAAACCAAGGTTCAGCCTTGAGCAAAATCAAATACTTGTATATTAAAGTATCAGTATATGATTGGGTTTTGTCAAACAGTTAGTAAAACCATCTATTCTGAATGTGACAAAGACCAGAACTTTATTTCATCTACTCCAAGATAATAAAAACTATAAAACTACATACAACATTAGCAGTAGACATTATGAAAGATAAATTCCCAAAAGAAGATATCCAGGTTTTAACCAGTATTTTACAGGAAAAACTACTGGTAAAATTTCCATCTGTCCCAGTTCTCCAGGTGAGATGCGCTGTCCAGAAAGACGAACTGATGATTTTAACTCAGCACCCTCCAGGTATAGCAGTTGATAGCCAAAAAATCTTTGCCATCCTTGAGGAATCGCTCCAGTGGCAATCTCAGTACCATAATGAAAGCGTGCAATTTTATGTCAGGGTTTCAGGAAAAAAACTACCCTATGCTAAACAATCAATCACCATTAAGGCTAAGGAAATACAGAAAAACCAGCAAATTCCATCCTTAGAAACAAACAATGGCTTTAATAAAGGTGCTGCTAAGAACCAGCTAATTTTTCCCCCATTGGAAATTTCTGATCTCTCATCTCCTGTAACCGATGTTCATATATCGGATAATCCATTTAGTTTACTAAAAGATGATCACATTTCGGATAATCCATTTGCTTCACTAAAAGATAACCATATCTCGGATCATCCATTGAGTTCCCGAACCGAAGAAAATATTTCAGATTCTACCTTTAGTTCTGATCTTTCATTTGGCTCAGATAATTCATTAAATTCAGATACCATACTAAGATCAGAGACATCATTTAACTCGGATGCTACATTTAGCTCAAATAGCTCATTGTTCAATGAGAGTGAGAATGAGTTAGCCGAAGAAGAAAAATTGGACTCATTTGCTGGGGTAGAAAACCTTCCCCAACGTAAAAGGCCATCCATATCACTACCACCTTTACCCGTCCTCTTAGGAGGAGTCTTGGGGGTGAGTGTGATTGTGGGAGGCGGTGCTTTCTTTTTAAATCGCGTTTGTGTGATTGGTGAATGCAAAGAATTACAAGTAGCCGAGCAATTTAAAAGCGAGTCTGAAGAATTAATCCGTAAAGCTAAATCTGCACAAGAACTAATAGCATTACAACAGCAACTAGATAAAGTTATTTCAGATATCAAAGTAATTCCCCAATGGTCTCCTCGTTATCAGCCAGCACAGGAACTGACTTTAGGTTTTTCTGACCAATCAACAAAAATTAACTTAGTGATAAAAGCTTTACAAGCCGCATCCGCCGCAGAGCAAAAAACTCAAACTCCCGCAACTAGCTTAGATGAACTCCGCAGCAGACAAACTTTATGGAGACAAGCAATTACACCACTGGAAGCTATTAAACCTAGTCATGAACTATATAGTTTGGTGCAGGCAAAATTACCCAAATATCAAAGCAATTTAAAAGTGATCAATCAGCAGTTGTTAAATGAAGAATCATGGCAGAAAAAACTTACCACAGCCAAAACTGTGGCTGATTCAGCCAACCAGCGTCAAGCTACTGCTAAATCCGGTAATGATTGGCAAAGAGTACAATTTGCTTGGCAACAAGTAATTAATGATTTGAAAAGTATCCCCGCCACCAGCACAGCAAATGAGGAAGCCAAAAAACTGTTAGCGGAATATCAACCAAAACTCATACTGGCACGCAACCGCGCTACCATAGAAATAGCAGCAGCCTCCTCTTTTCAACAAGCTACCAACTTTGCAAATCAAGCTAAAGCATTCGAGACGAAAAATCAATGGACACAAGCAATAGCATCTTGGCAACAAGCTATACAGACGGCTAAACAGGTTTCTCAAGATAGTTCCATCTATAATCAAGCACAGTCACTCATTCAAACCTATTCTACTGGTTTAGCACAGACACTGGAAAAACAGCAACTCTATGGTAACTTGGCACAAAGTCGCGCTGATTTAGGAAAAACCTGCGTCAGTGGCATACGTTTATGCAATTTCACAATTGAAAAAAAACCACAAATGCGTATTGTCGTCCGTCTAACTCCAGAGTATGATCGCAAACTGCTAACTGTTGGTGCGGATATGCAGAATCACTTCCAAACTTTGCAACAGGCTTTAGGAGTCATCAGTGAAAATGCCAACCTCCCCCTATTTCTCTACAATTCCCAAGGAGAAGAAAGGTATATGAGGAATCCGTAATAATTCATAATTGGTGATTGGTGACTGGTGACTGGTGACTGGTGACTGGGGAAGAAAATTTTAGATTTTAGATTTTAGATTTTAGATTGGATTTGACAAAAACAATCCAAAATCCAAAATCCAAAATCCTTTCATTGAATTACCAATTACCAATTACCAATTACCCATCCCTAAAAACCCAAATGATTTTGTAAAGCTTGGCGCATTTCGGTTACAGGAATTTCTTCATTTTGTAACCAGATTTTTAATGCTGCTGCACCTTGTTGAACTAGCATTTCTAAACCATCAATGGCAATTGCACCTTGTTTTTCTGCTAGTTGTAAAAATTTTGTTGGTTTGGGAATGTAAATTAAATCATAAGCAATTGCACCTGAAGGTAATTTAACCATTTCCTCTGCACTTAAAGGAGATTCATTGACATGAGGATACATCCCGATGGGAGTAGTATTTACTAACAAATTAGCTTGGGGAATTAGGTTTGGTAATTCTTCCCAAGAATGAACTTGAAATTTATCTGCAAAGGGTGAATTTTGCCAACTTTCATTAAATGCTTTTAACTTATATATGTTCCTTCCTACTACATGAATTTCTGAGAAACCTCGTTGAATACAACCTGCAACAACCGCCCTTGCAGCGCCACCATTTCCTAAAATTACTGCGGTTTTCTGACTCCAATCTTGATGATAGGTGGTTTGTAAAGGTGCGATAAACCCTTGTACATCGGTATTTGTTCCTACCCAAATGTCACCTTGACGAGTGACGGTATTAACTGCACCTATAGCTTGAGCAATGGGGGAAATTTCTGATAATAAAGGTATTATTGCCTGTTTATGGGGAATTGTTACACTAAAACCGACAACACCAATAGCTGCAAAACCAGCGATCGCAATTTCTAAATTTTCTGGTGCAATAGGAAAAGGTAAATAAACATAATCTAATCCTAATTTACTCAAAGCTGCATTGTGCATCACTGGTGAAAGGGAATGTTCTACAGGATGGCCAATAACTCCCAAAAGTTTAGATTTTCCGGTTATTTGCTGACAATAATTATTTTCTTGTTTCTGATCTTGGTTATTCATAAACATCATGTTTTTTTTAAAACGTATTGCAATTATACTTATTTTTGGTAACTTACCCAAAAAAATAACCCAGTTGCATTAAACAACCAGGCTAAATGCCAGATATTAAATGAGATTAAATGAGATTAAATTAATACATCAACCCAAACAACACTTCACACTTCCACTTGATCACCGATGATGAAATAGTCAATACAAAAGTAAGGGTAATTCATGAATTACCCCTACGCAAGAATCAGGTTTTGAGTTCAATCTTGCGTAAGTCAAGTCCTAAAATATTTTGACTCCTGTACGGGTTTAGCAGTGCTAAACCCCTACTGAATCCTTACCTAAATCTTAATTTTTACCCAAGTTTATTTTCACAACTTTATTCTTTTCTTCTACCAATTTGGGTAAATTCAGATGCAAAATACCATCTTTATAATCGGCGGTAACTTTGGTATTTTGAATAGGTACAGGCAGAGGAATTACACGCTGAAATTGACCATAATAAAATTCA contains:
- a CDS encoding succinate--CoA ligase subunit beta; the encoded protein is MDLLEYQVKEWFDKMGIPVLPSQRIDHPTDLKRLKISYPIVLKSQVHADERAKAGGVRIVETTIDAIAAAQNIFNLPIWGELPEVLLAETKYNAKDEFYLAVVLDTAICRPVLLGCKEPDIDWESPGEKMQYVVVEQEFSPFYARRLGLKMGLQGALMQSVSDIVEKMYKLFVQKDLDLVEINPLAVSVSGQVMALNGKVTVNERAINRHPEIAKMAAKMIGRHKNSKINSILGNWDGLEMQGKIGILGNGTGSLLTTLDAVFNAGGKPGVSLNLRHSFLIDTEPTTFCDRLETGLKMLAADKSIQVILINFLGSIPQVSQMPEIIGHFMQLDPKELTSYIAKGSKYKPRNLPRLVVRLAGSDFNDAKKYLAQLKTETETLIVVENLDEAVKQAVRLAKLPAYKR
- a CDS encoding shikimate dehydrogenase, yielding MNNQDQKQENNYCQQITGKSKLLGVIGHPVEHSLSPVMHNAALSKLGLDYVYLPFPIAPENLEIAIAGFAAIGVVGFSVTIPHKQAIIPLLSEISPIAQAIGAVNTVTRQGDIWVGTNTDVQGFIAPLQTTYHQDWSQKTAVILGNGGAARAVVAGCIQRGFSEIHVVGRNIYKLKAFNESWQNSPFADKFQVHSWEELPNLIPQANLLVNTTPIGMYPHVNESPLSAEEMVKLPSGAIAYDLIYIPKPTKFLQLAEKQGAIAIDGLEMLVQQGAAALKIWLQNEEIPVTEMRQALQNHLGF